The sequence GATCATGCGACATGCGAACAGTTTCATAGCGAACTGAAAAGCGACTTAGATTTAGAGCGACTTCCATCAGGGAAGATGAAAACGAATGCGCTCGTGTTAGTCATGGGAGCATTCGTGTACAACCTTCTTCGCCTGATTGGACAAGATCTATTAAGCGATCCGAGACATCCATTACATCATAAAGTGAAACGCCGCCGCATCAAGACGATCATTCAGACGGTGATCACGATGGCAGGTCGACTCGTCCGCCGATCACGACAGATCTGGATGAAACTGACGCGAAGGAGTGGGTACAGTATACTCCTACTGAATGTGTATCAAAAATGGAAAGAGGCAAGATAACAAACAGATGTTCGGGTACTCATATCCATCACTCCCCCCTGTACTTTTTTTGTCTCTTTTTTGGTTTGTATCTCCATAAAAGAGGATTTATCTCGTTTTCAAACATGAAAGTGGTGCAGGGAATCATCAAAAAAAGGGATGTATGGATCATATATCCATAGAACTAACACCAAAATCAAAGTTGATTTCCAACCATCACGGATTCAGGTAAAAATATACTACAAAATACGAAAGGACAAATGGGAACTCCTTTTCAATAGACTTATCCATCTAAGAAAAAAGGAAAATCCATACAGCTAAAAGGAAAGATCGTTTAACTTTTTCTATTTGGAAAATGTAAGAAGGTGTCCAAATCTTTTAGGACACCTTCTCATGTTTTTCAGCTTTTACGACGATGCGATCGTCCTCTACGTCGATATGGATCGTGCGCACATCATGCTCATCAAGCAGCACGTCGGCAATTTGATCTTCGACATGTTCTTGAATGACACGGCGGAGCGGACGAGCACCGAACGTTGGATGATAGCCGAGTTCAGCTAATTTTTCTTTCGCTTTGTCGCTAATCGTCATCGTCACATGTTGTTCAGCGAGCGTACGTTGCAATTCCGCAAGCATAAGGTCAACGATTTGCAACATATGCGCTTTTTCAAGCGGTTTAAATTCGACAATGGCGTCGAGACGGTTTAAAAATTCTGGTTTAAAGTATAGGCTGAGGCGTTGAAGTAAGTCACCTTCTCCGATCGTACCAGCGTTTGATGTCATAATGATGACCGTATCTTTAAAGCTGACGGTGCGGCCTTGGCTATCTGTTAAACGACCATCTTCTAAAATTTGCAAGAACATATGTTGAACGTCTGGATGCGCTTTTTCCATTTCATCAAGCAAAATGATGCTGTAAGGGTTGCGGCGCACTTTTTCCGTCAATTGACCAGCTTCTTCATGACCAATGTAGCCAGGAGGTGCACCGATAAGTTTCGATACAGCATGTTTTTCCATATATTCGCTCATATCTAAGCGAATCATCGCATCTTTTGAGCCGAATAATTGTTCAGCAAGCGTCTTCGATAATTCTGTTTTACCTACGCCAGTCGGACCGACGAATAAGAACGAACCGATCGGACGGTTTTTCGCTTTTAAGCCAGCGCGGCTTCTGCGAATGGCTTTCGCGATTTTTCTCACCGCTTCTTCTTGACCGATCACTTTTTTCGCTAAGTTTTCTTCTAAATGTTTCATTTTCGTTTGTTCCTCAGCTTGTAATTTGCCGACTGGGATGCCTGTTTTTTCTTCAATGATTTGTTGAATGTGAATGACGTCAACGACAGGTTGTTCCGCTTGTCCGTTTTGTTGTAATTGTTTTTCAAGTTGCAATTCTTCTGTGCGCAATTTCGCCGCTAATTCGTAGTTTTCTTCTTGCGCAGCTTTTTCTTTTTCTTTTCTAATTTGTTCGAGACGTTGTTCGATCGCTTCTTTATTTGTCGGTGTCGCTTTTAAGCTTACTTTTGAGCCCGCTTCGTCTAATAAGTCAATCGCTTTGTCAGGAAGGAAGCGGTCTTGAATGTAGCGATGCGACAATGTGACGCAGGCGTGAATCGCTTCATCTGTATATTTCACTTGATGGAATTGTTCATATTTTGGCTGAATGCCTTTTAACATGTTAATCGCTTGCTCGATCGTCGGTTCATGGACGATGACAGGTTGGAAACGGCGTTCAAGCGCAGCGTCTTTTTCAATTTGACGATATTCTTTTAACGTTGTTGCGCCGATGATTTGTAATTCGCCGCGAGCAAGCGTCGGTTTTAATATGTTGCTTGCGTCCATCGAGCCTTCTGCCGAACCTGCTCCGACGAGTAAATGAATTTCATCGATGAATAAAATGACGTTTTTCCGTTGTTGCAATTCGGCAATTAATTGCTTCATTCGTTCTTCAAATTGACCGCGAATGCCTGTATTGGCAACGAGCGATGCAACGTCAAGCACGTACACTTCTTTATTTAACAATTTCGTCGGAACAGACCCTTCGGCAATTTTAAGCGCTAATCCTTCTACGATCGCCGTTTTACCGACACCTGGTTCACCGATGAGTACCGGATTGTTTTTATTGCGGCGATTTAAAATTTCGATGACGCGTTCAATTTCTTTTTCGCGTCCGATAACCGGATCGATAAGTCCTGCTTTCGCAAGTTGTGTTAAGTTGCGACCGAATTGATCAAGCAATCCATTTCGTTTCGGTTGTTGTTCTTGTTGTTGTTGGACATGGGAAACAGATTCGCTAGTCAGCGGTGCGAAGAAGTCGGAGAACAATTGATCGAAATGATCGAAGTGGAATCCTGCTGGAACTTTTAATTGTTGTTTTTGTTTTTCATAGCACGCATCGCAAAGGTGTAATTGTTGTTTTTCGTTATTGACTTGCACGTGTAAAAAGACGTTCGCTTGTTTTTGTTTACATACTTGGCACATCATAGGCACCAACCTCCTTTTGACTTTGACTATATTTGACCTTTCTGTCTTTATTATAATTTGACCTTTTTTGATTTTCAAGACCTTTTTTAAAAAAAAATAAAAAAAAATGATAGAAAAATTCCCTATCATGTTTTCTTCAACCCATTCATCAAAAACTGAATCGTCCGATCGATTTCTTTTTCATCATCCCACGGATAATCCGGCATGACGATAAGGCGCGTTAATAAAAAACCGGCAATTGTCGTGACCTTTCCGGCGGAAGTGGATATTATATATATTCCGTTCCCTTCTTGTAAATATGTGCTAAAAATTTTTTCGTTGACGAAAGGAAAAGATTTTTGTACGATAGAAACGACAATGAAATACGAAATCTTTCTCGTCAACTAAGATGAGATAGAGGTCGCGGCAAATAAGAGTAGTTTCATCGAGGCGCAGAGACGCCGATGAAGTGGAATGAAAGGATTTGTCGCCGAAGTTTATAGCGTGCTCTGGCGCTATAAGCTGGGCCTGTGACCGAATAGGTGCAGGACTGTCATCGCGCATGCGGTGGAGAGCTATCGATCTTAAGTTTGATGCGGATGTGTCATATATTGTGCACCCGTTGAAAACTTAGGGTGCACTTTTTTATTTTTCGTATGACAACAGCCCTCCGCCCGCCTGCGTCGCCATAATCATGAATGAAAGGATGACGAACATGAAACAACAACAACTCGGGTTTTGGTTATTGACAGCGCTCGTTGTCGGCAATATGGTCGGATCGGGCATTTTTATGCTTCCGCGCTCGCTTGCTGAGGCGGCAAGCCCTGCTGGCGTGTTGCTCGGTTGGCTGCTGACGGGGGCTGGGGTGTTAATGATTGCGATCATTTTTGGCAATTTAGCTATTCGTAAACCGGAATTAAACGGCGGACCGCAAATTTACGCGAAGGAACTGTTTCCGAAAGGTTCAAAAGCATCCATTTTATCCGGTTTTATGGCTTCTTGGGGCTATTGGATCGGCAACGTCGCTGGAAACGTTGCGATCATTACGACGTTTGCTAGTTATTTATCGACGTTCTTCCCTATTTTAACGAGCGGACATGTCGTCTTCTCTGTTGGCTCATTTACATTA comes from Anoxybacillus flavithermus and encodes:
- a CDS encoding ATP-dependent Clp protease ATP-binding subunit produces the protein MMCQVCKQKQANVFLHVQVNNEKQQLHLCDACYEKQKQQLKVPAGFHFDHFDQLFSDFFAPLTSESVSHVQQQQEQQPKRNGLLDQFGRNLTQLAKAGLIDPVIGREKEIERVIEILNRRNKNNPVLIGEPGVGKTAIVEGLALKIAEGSVPTKLLNKEVYVLDVASLVANTGIRGQFEERMKQLIAELQQRKNVILFIDEIHLLVGAGSAEGSMDASNILKPTLARGELQIIGATTLKEYRQIEKDAALERRFQPVIVHEPTIEQAINMLKGIQPKYEQFHQVKYTDEAIHACVTLSHRYIQDRFLPDKAIDLLDEAGSKVSLKATPTNKEAIEQRLEQIRKEKEKAAQEENYELAAKLRTEELQLEKQLQQNGQAEQPVVDVIHIQQIIEEKTGIPVGKLQAEEQTKMKHLEENLAKKVIGQEEAVRKIAKAIRRSRAGLKAKNRPIGSFLFVGPTGVGKTELSKTLAEQLFGSKDAMIRLDMSEYMEKHAVSKLIGAPPGYIGHEEAGQLTEKVRRNPYSIILLDEMEKAHPDVQHMFLQILEDGRLTDSQGRTVSFKDTVIIMTSNAGTIGEGDLLQRLSLYFKPEFLNRLDAIVEFKPLEKAHMLQIVDLMLAELQRTLAEQHVTMTISDKAKEKLAELGYHPTFGARPLRRVIQEHVEDQIADVLLDEHDVRTIHIDVEDDRIVVKAEKHEKVS